The genomic segment AAAGAGATACGAAGACCAGAAATTGCAACTTTTTTGAAAAAACAGGGGTTTACGTTGAATTAAAATAGATTTACGGTTGATTTCTAAATGGAAAAATACGTACCAAAAATCTGATTTTAGATTTTTGGTACGTATTTTTCTCATTAAACAGGAAATTATTTTTTCGCAATTAATTTACGCTGCTCTAGTACTAATTCATTTAACTGCCGAAATCCCAAATAAGTATTTCCACGCTTTAATACATATTCTAACCGTTCCTCTAAGTTTAATGGCTTCATTTCAAGAGTGCTAATTTGCTCCATCAAATTGTCTAGTTGAACTGGGCGATGGTTACTCCAAAATAAAATGGATAAAAAAATACCAAGTGCATCTCTCACCAAAACTGGTGCAGGTTTTTTATGTGCTTTTAACTCTTTTTCCATACTTTCGGCCAAATTTGTCATATGTTTCGCAAGTTTTCGGCAAGCTTTATCCGTTTGGTTTTTCCACGGGATAACGCCGCCGCCTCTCGTATAAAATTGCTGTTCTTGCCAAAAAGGTAAGCCGCTCACATAAATTGACTCTGGATCATATTCTTCTGCTACGACATCTGGGGCAGGGAAATCTGGATGGGTTAACTCCACTGCATATTTAAACTCAGCCATCGAATCCCCTCACTTTCGCTTGTTTTTTGCCTTCGCGACATAAATAAAGTAACGGACATGTCGGACATTCTGGATTTCGTGCTTTACAGTGATATCTACCGAAGAAAATCATATAATGGTGCGCATCCGACCATAGCTCTTCCGGTAATTTTCGTTTTAATGTTTCTTCCACTTCTACTACAGAATCTTTCCATCTACAAATACCAAGTCGTTTACTAATCCGTTCCACGTGAGTATCTACAGCTATAGCAGGCACACCAAAACCAACCGACAGTACAACATTGGCTGTTTTTCTACCAACGCCGGGTAAGCTTTCAAGTTCTGCATGCGTCTGTGGTACTTCTCCGTTAAATTCAGTTAGCAACTTTTGTGACAAACCTTGAATATTTTTAGCTTTATTTCGATATAATCCAATTGAACGGATATCATCCATTAATTCATCGAGTGATACCGTTAAATAATCTTCGGGTCGATGATATTTTTCAAAAAGAGAAGCTGTCACACGATTTACAAGCACATCGGTACATTGTGCAGATAAAACAACTGCCACTAGTAATTCAAACGTATTTTTATGAATTAATTCACAATGAGCAGCTGGAAACATTTTGGCCATTTCTTCTATGCATAATACTGTTTGTTTATTTGATAGCAATTTAGTCACGTCACCCTTTTCTTTTTTCAAGCCAGTCATATAATGGAATCGAGCCTGCACTTTTTTTCACTTCATCTTTTTTTATCGTTTGAGTGGTTCTACCATTTTGATGAAATTCTTCTGCAATCCGTTTGGCATCTTCTATTGTTTTTACCCCTTGTTTTGTCCAATTAAGTAAAATTCTATCAATATAGCGGAAATTTAACTTTTGTGAAATAACCGCTTCTTTTAGCGCTTCTTTTATTAAGTCAGGACTAGTTTTGTCTTGATCTAACCAAGCCGATAACATCTCTGCTTCCATTGGTGAAAGTGGTCTCCCAAACTCTGCCTCAAAAAGACTATATAAATTGGTTTGTTTTTCTACTTGTTTTTCTTGTCGATCTGCTGCTTCGATATTTTCATATAGAGCGACTAATTTCCCCCAAAGTGGCGCTAAACTATATCGTTCAGAAATCATTTGAGAAGCGTCTTGGCTTTGCTCGATCGCAATCATCCCTTTTTTTAGAAGCGAATCCATCGTTTTAATGGTTTCTTCTAGTCGAAGGTTTGTCCGCTCAGTTAGCATTTCCATTGAAGGAAATAACTCAGTATCTGCAGCAAATGATTGAATTTGGAGTATCAACATCATTTCCACTTCAGTTAAGCCAATTGCTGTATAATTTTTTACTAACACTTGTGGCAAAGTTACTTGCCCTTCATCCATCCATTTTTCAAGCATTTTTTGATTCATTTTAAACACCTCACTACAAAATTATAACATGGTTTTCGGGTGAAAAATATAAAAGTAGTGCTAAAATAAAGAAATCACTTGAAAAACGCTTTTATTTTAAACAAAAAAAGAAGCTAACAATTGCTAGCTTCTCGTTTAAAACTTATGGATATAGTCGGTTTAAAAGACGAGGGAATGGAATCGTTTCACGAACATGTTCTGTCCCTGAGATCCAAGCGACGGTACGTTCTAAACCAAGACCGAATCCAGAATGTGGTACAGAGCCGTAGCGAGCTAAGTCAATATACCAGCTATAAGCTTCTTGATCTAAATCAAAATCTTTCATTCGTGCTTGAAGTGTTTCTAAGTCATGAATACGTTCAGAACCACCAATGATTTCACCGTAACCTTCTGGAGCAATCATATCCGCACACAGAACTACTTGATCATTTTCTGGATCTTCTGGCATGTAAAATGGTTTAATTGCTTTTGGATAATGTGTGATGAAAACAGGTTTTTCAAAACTATCAGCAATAGCTGTTTCGTGTGGAGCACCGAAATCGTCACCCCAAACAATATCGTCAAAGCCAAGTTTGTGTAATAAATCAATTGCTTCTGTATAAGTAATACGTGGGAACGGAGCAACCATTTTTTCTAAATGGCTGATATCACGTCCAAGTCGATCTAGCTCTAAGCGACAGTTATCTAATACTGCTTTAACTAAAAACGCCACATAATTTTCTTGTACTTTCAAGCTATCTTCTAATTTGTAAAATGCCATTTCTGGTTCAATCATCCAGAATTCAATTAAATGACGGCGTGTTTTCGATTTTTCAGCACGGAAAGTAGGTCCGAATGAAAATACTTTTCCAAACGCCATTGCTGCAGCTTCCATATACAATTGACCACTTTGTGAAAGAAAAGCATCTTCTTCAAAGTATTTAGTATGGAAAAGTTCCGTTGTTCCTTCTGGTGCACTACCAGTCAAGATTGGTGGGTCGATTTTTAGGAATCCTTCTTTATTGAAAAACTCGTATGTCGCACGAATAATTTCATTACGGATTTTCATAATCGCATGTTGACGATTCGAACGCAACCACAAGTGACGATGATCCATTAAAAATTCCGTTCCGTGTTCTTTTGGTGTAATTGGATAATCATGGGATTCACTAATTACTTCCACACCGGACACAGCCATTTCATAGCCAAACGGAGAGCGTGTGTCTTCGTTGATTGTACCAGTAACAAACAGGCTGGTTTCTTGTGTTAAAGCTTTCGCCGCTGCAAAAACTTCTTCGCCAACTTCCGCTTTTACGACAACACCTTGCATAAAGCCAGTTCCATCACGTAGTTGCAAGAAAGCAATTTTACCACTTGAACGTTTATTTGCTAGCCATGCACCAATTGTTACTTCTTTTCCGACAAATTCGGATGCTTGATTAATTGTAATTTTCACTCGTCTACACTCCCTATTTCATAAAACTTTTTATTCGATTTATAGCTTCTTGGAATAAGTCTGGATTTGTTGCATACGAAAGACGTATATAGTCAGGCATTCCGAATCCTGAGCCTGGAATGACTGCGACTTTCGCTTCTTCTAAAAGAGCTGCTACAAAATCATCTACATCCTGAAAACCTTTTTTATGTGCCGCTTCTCTTACTTCAATAAAGAAATAAAAAGCGCCATCTGGTTTTTTTGGTTTAAAGCCTGGAATACTTTTTAGTTCTGGGTAAAAGCGTTCCATTCGTTCTTCAAAAGCTTGATACATTTGTTCTGGAACTTCTTGGCTACCAACATAGGCTTCCAGTGCTGCATACTGGGCATTAGCTGTTGGATTACTTGTTAAATGATCCGCGAGCTTGCTCATTCCAGCAATGATTTTTTTATTCGCAGCAGCATAGCCAATTCGCCAGCCAGTCATTGAATAAGCTTTAGATACGCCATTAATGATGATAGTTAAATCATACAAACGGTCACTTAGACTTGCAATCGAAACTAAGTCTTGCTTATTTCCATAGTATAATTTTTCATATATTTCATCAGACAAAATATAAATCTGATGTTTTTCAGCAACTGCTCCAATATCGGCTAGCTCTTGTTTAGTGTAACACATGCCAGATGGATTATTTGGTGAATTTAACACAATAGCTTTTGTTTTTTCGGTAATTGCTTGTTCGAAATCTGTTGCTGAAATTTTGAAATCGGCATCAAATCCGGTTTCGACATACACAGGAACTCCGCCAGCTAATTTGACTTGTTCTGGATAGGTAACCCAATACGGGACGGGAATAATAACTTCATCACCAGGATCCAAAATTGTTTGAAACGCGGAATATAAAACATGCTTTGCGCCAGTTCCAACGAAGATTTGATTCGTCTCATATGTTAAGGACTGATCCTTTGCTAGCTTATCAACAATTGCCTGCTTTAGTTCCATAATTCCACTTGATGGTGTGTATTTGGTAAAGCCTTTATTCATTGAATCAATCGCTGCATCAATAATGTTTTGGGGGGTATTAAAATCTGGCTCCCCAGCTCCTAACCCAATCACATCAATTCCTTCTTGTTTCATTTGTTTCGCTTTTGCCGTAATCGCAAGTGTAGGCGATGCGGCTACTCCTTTGACACGTCTTGATAACGGTAAGTCCATTTAATTCCCTCCTCTTATTTCTATAAATTTTCTATTTCTCGGTACCATTCTCCTGTTTCAAAGTCAATGTCAAAATAATTCAAGTTATCGTTTTTATCTAAATAAGCAACTTCCCAAATTGGTGTGCCTTTTTCCATACCTAAATTTGCGTGAAGTATTTTGGTTGGATTCTTCTCTTTTTTCACTTTATCAATAGCTTGTTGTTCTGTGATACCATCAGAAGCGAATTTAACGTAAACTTTGCCGGATTTTTTCTTTGGAACCCAGACGATGATATCTTTATTCTTACTATTTTTACCAGTGAGTACGTAATACACTTCTTGTGGACCATTGTATAAATAAAAATTATCTGTCGTCTTTAAGTCAACTTGACCACTTATTCGGTCTAAAGCTTCTTGTTCTGCATCTGATACTGGTTTTTCTGCGTATTTAAAGTACAGGAAAGCCGCCACAATAAGTACAATAATTATGCCGAGAATAATCGCTATCCATTTGCCAATCTTACGCTTAGGTCTTCTATTTCGCAACATAATCTCGCTCATTTCTATTTCTAAATTACCGGAAAGTGCCCCGGCGAAATGCAATTTCATTTTCGCATAGATACATTATAGCAATAGCCGCCATATATTTGAAGTCATATCAGGAAAAATTTAACCTTCCTTAAAGAATTCATTTACTTCTTCTAACAAATCTACTTGCTTTCCTTTTAAAATTGGTGCGCTAGGGATTGAATCTAAAAAGGCTTTTCCAAATCTAGTTGTATCGACGCGATTATCAAATATAAAGACAATACCCCGGTCCGATTCCCGGCGAATTAAGCGACCAAACCCTTGTTTAAACCGAAGAACTGCTTCAGGTAAAGAATAAGTTTGAAATGCATTTTCGCCGCGTTCTTTACGCAATGCAATCTGGGCTTTCGTGTAAGGAT from the Listeria seeligeri serovar 1/2b str. SLCC3954 genome contains:
- a CDS encoding YpoC family protein, producing MAEFKYAVELTHPDFPAPDVVAEEYDPESIYVSGLPFWQEQQFYTRGGGVIPWKNQTDKACRKLAKHMTNLAESMEKELKAHKKPAPVLVRDALGIFLSILFWSNHRPVQLDNLMEQISTLEMKPLNLEERLEYVLKRGNTYLGFRQLNELVLEQRKLIAKK
- the nth gene encoding endonuclease III is translated as MLSNKQTVLCIEEMAKMFPAAHCELIHKNTFELLVAVVLSAQCTDVLVNRVTASLFEKYHRPEDYLTVSLDELMDDIRSIGLYRNKAKNIQGLSQKLLTEFNGEVPQTHAELESLPGVGRKTANVVLSVGFGVPAIAVDTHVERISKRLGICRWKDSVVEVEETLKRKLPEELWSDAHHYMIFFGRYHCKARNPECPTCPLLYLCREGKKQAKVRGFDG
- a CDS encoding DnaD domain-containing protein produces the protein MNQKMLEKWMDEGQVTLPQVLVKNYTAIGLTEVEMMLILQIQSFAADTELFPSMEMLTERTNLRLEETIKTMDSLLKKGMIAIEQSQDASQMISERYSLAPLWGKLVALYENIEAADRQEKQVEKQTNLYSLFEAEFGRPLSPMEAEMLSAWLDQDKTSPDLIKEALKEAVISQKLNFRYIDRILLNWTKQGVKTIEDAKRIAEEFHQNGRTTQTIKKDEVKKSAGSIPLYDWLEKRKG
- the asnS gene encoding asparagine--tRNA ligase, with the protein product MKITINQASEFVGKEVTIGAWLANKRSSGKIAFLQLRDGTGFMQGVVVKAEVGEEVFAAAKALTQETSLFVTGTINEDTRSPFGYEMAVSGVEVISESHDYPITPKEHGTEFLMDHRHLWLRSNRQHAIMKIRNEIIRATYEFFNKEGFLKIDPPILTGSAPEGTTELFHTKYFEEDAFLSQSGQLYMEAAAMAFGKVFSFGPTFRAEKSKTRRHLIEFWMIEPEMAFYKLEDSLKVQENYVAFLVKAVLDNCRLELDRLGRDISHLEKMVAPFPRITYTEAIDLLHKLGFDDIVWGDDFGAPHETAIADSFEKPVFITHYPKAIKPFYMPEDPENDQVVLCADMIAPEGYGEIIGGSERIHDLETLQARMKDFDLDQEAYSWYIDLARYGSVPHSGFGLGLERTVAWISGTEHVRETIPFPRLLNRLYP
- a CDS encoding pyridoxal phosphate-dependent aminotransferase, yielding MDLPLSRRVKGVAASPTLAITAKAKQMKQEGIDVIGLGAGEPDFNTPQNIIDAAIDSMNKGFTKYTPSSGIMELKQAIVDKLAKDQSLTYETNQIFVGTGAKHVLYSAFQTILDPGDEVIIPVPYWVTYPEQVKLAGGVPVYVETGFDADFKISATDFEQAITEKTKAIVLNSPNNPSGMCYTKQELADIGAVAEKHQIYILSDEIYEKLYYGNKQDLVSIASLSDRLYDLTIIINGVSKAYSMTGWRIGYAAANKKIIAGMSKLADHLTSNPTANAQYAALEAYVGSQEVPEQMYQAFEERMERFYPELKSIPGFKPKKPDGAFYFFIEVREAAHKKGFQDVDDFVAALLEEAKVAVIPGSGFGMPDYIRLSYATNPDLFQEAINRIKSFMK